The Paucidesulfovibrio gracilis DSM 16080 genome contains a region encoding:
- a CDS encoding AsmA family protein — translation MLRKITLITLITALLSALLLAAGLLALDWYLGTERFRERLALLVSETYGYEVTFEGELGVSVYPWLGLETGPLSIRAEPNGEPLLRASEVSAKVALVPLFSQKLEFDTIFLNHIDVMVRRAKDGTTNVDELVEILVPHGEARPVHDPSFRVRSVRVRGIQMHNAGFRYVDEATGKTWIVSDASFQTGEYTTGQPLPFSLGGVLQHTGVAVEARLDVSGNMEMDFEAKALRLVESRLNLILRGAELPVQGDEVHFTSKLALDTTKGTCRFDGFHLKLPHLLLDGSVECREMFSSPSIRGTVRSGQFSPREVVNDIFPETIPDKDNGIFRAAQFALRFDADMDGVRVADLAVVCDDTRLAGALSVQDFADPEYSFQLHADALDFDRYYRLFIVDEPFYLDDFFPSFFQGAKAEADLTLDSVTLGGEELKDSRWAGLCADGKVRLELLSADVLDGTAKGVFQASIAANQEDGGYALGLDMDMALKGMALGDLPLVGSALPRPQGRGEMRLVATVPPMHFQGPDVVDDVLLGIEGELAYKLRDVRLTSGSGKETRRWNVGNVEAQVAFSPLGERSGEKRYAFTLSGGGKGAGKDFSSWLSLDGRFSVTRRYEDVRLDGMQVKGRYEGSLLPEYAPAMDFSVSGALRVDTQRLHLRDIRMSCFDGEVLATLEGHRVFEKDYTLTGLVSYETDNPMGLLHWMSLKPGKPRGENAYSHLRIASQYSLTPLKAVFHHCEIGMDGAEARGVVRVEDLDTGRITFDLSAGSVDIDQYRPKKKKRRDPHECVDPTQLRPILLPLETLRDLRAEGTLRVKDLLLYKLHFTDLRADVLARDGQLTTSALDGTFYGGELEGGFTARAAKAFIVMSLNLRADDFRAGPFMADIGGKEYVMGTGVLFLDVQSMGRTDDDIIANLDGRGGFTVLDGSYKFSGKPGNAKLEEGDKSILDGRNGFTGAGALFRIEDGGFYNEDFSMDATFMELSGAGNFNINTNTIDLDLVANYSAGPTVPLHVVGCLDDPAVEVPGGELITNTVRDLIGIPLKPFQYLRDLFF, via the coding sequence ATGCTGCGAAAAATTACGCTTATCACCCTTATTACCGCTCTCCTGAGCGCACTATTGCTGGCTGCGGGACTTCTGGCCCTGGATTGGTATCTGGGGACAGAACGGTTTCGTGAACGGTTGGCGTTGCTCGTTTCCGAAACGTATGGCTATGAAGTTACGTTTGAAGGGGAACTTGGGGTCAGTGTGTACCCCTGGCTTGGTCTGGAAACCGGCCCACTGAGCATTCGTGCCGAACCGAATGGGGAGCCGTTGCTGCGGGCTTCGGAAGTCTCCGCCAAGGTGGCGCTGGTGCCGCTTTTTTCGCAGAAATTGGAATTCGATACCATCTTCCTGAATCATATTGATGTGATGGTCCGCAGGGCAAAGGACGGAACCACCAATGTTGATGAGTTGGTGGAAATACTTGTCCCTCACGGCGAGGCCCGGCCAGTGCATGATCCGTCCTTTCGGGTCCGTTCCGTTCGGGTGCGCGGCATCCAAATGCATAATGCGGGTTTCCGCTATGTTGACGAAGCCACGGGGAAGACGTGGATCGTATCGGACGCCTCGTTTCAGACCGGAGAATACACCACGGGACAACCGTTGCCGTTTTCGCTGGGAGGAGTGCTGCAGCATACGGGGGTGGCTGTTGAAGCGCGATTGGACGTCAGCGGCAATATGGAAATGGACTTTGAGGCCAAGGCGTTGCGGCTCGTGGAATCTCGGTTGAATTTGATCCTCCGGGGCGCGGAATTGCCTGTGCAAGGTGACGAAGTGCATTTCACCTCGAAGCTGGCGTTGGACACAACGAAAGGAACCTGTCGGTTTGACGGGTTTCACCTCAAATTGCCGCATCTCTTGCTGGACGGAAGCGTGGAATGTCGCGAAATGTTTTCCTCGCCTTCGATCCGGGGGACGGTGCGAAGCGGACAATTTTCTCCCAGAGAAGTGGTGAACGATATTTTCCCGGAAACTATTCCAGATAAGGACAATGGTATCTTTCGGGCCGCCCAGTTCGCGTTGCGGTTTGACGCGGATATGGATGGAGTGCGTGTTGCTGATCTCGCGGTTGTTTGTGATGACACTCGGCTGGCTGGCGCGCTGTCGGTCCAGGATTTCGCTGATCCGGAGTATTCCTTTCAACTGCATGCCGATGCTTTGGATTTTGACCGGTACTATCGTTTGTTCATTGTTGACGAGCCGTTTTACCTGGATGATTTTTTCCCGTCCTTTTTCCAGGGGGCCAAAGCCGAGGCAGACCTGACGCTTGATTCCGTGACGCTTGGCGGAGAAGAATTGAAGGATTCTCGTTGGGCAGGGCTATGCGCCGACGGCAAGGTTCGTCTTGAATTGCTTTCCGCAGATGTGTTGGATGGAACGGCCAAAGGCGTTTTTCAGGCAAGTATTGCAGCCAACCAGGAAGACGGCGGGTACGCCTTGGGCCTGGATATGGACATGGCCTTGAAGGGGATGGCGTTGGGGGATTTGCCGTTGGTGGGGAGTGCGTTGCCCCGCCCGCAGGGCAGGGGAGAAATGCGGCTTGTCGCCACCGTGCCTCCCATGCATTTTCAAGGCCCGGATGTCGTGGACGATGTTTTGTTGGGCATCGAAGGAGAACTGGCATACAAGCTGCGGGATGTGCGCCTGACCTCTGGAAGCGGTAAAGAAACGCGTCGCTGGAATGTAGGCAACGTCGAGGCGCAGGTGGCGTTTTCCCCCTTGGGAGAGCGAAGTGGAGAAAAACGCTACGCCTTCACCCTCTCCGGTGGCGGAAAAGGCGCGGGCAAGGACTTTTCATCCTGGCTTTCCCTGGACGGTCGGTTCAGCGTAACCCGAAGGTATGAGGATGTCCGGCTGGACGGCATGCAGGTCAAAGGGCGGTATGAAGGCAGTCTTTTACCTGAATATGCCCCTGCCATGGATTTTAGTGTCAGTGGGGCGCTGCGTGTGGATACCCAGCGACTGCACCTGCGCGACATTCGTATGAGCTGTTTTGATGGGGAAGTATTGGCCACGCTTGAAGGGCACCGGGTTTTTGAAAAAGACTACACCCTCACCGGCCTTGTGTCATACGAAACCGACAATCCTATGGGCTTGTTGCATTGGATGAGCTTGAAGCCTGGCAAGCCGCGTGGAGAAAACGCCTATTCTCATTTGCGGATAGCTTCTCAATATTCCCTGACCCCTCTGAAGGCCGTGTTCCATCATTGCGAGATTGGGATGGACGGGGCCGAGGCGCGTGGGGTGGTTCGGGTTGAGGATTTGGATACCGGGCGCATTACGTTTGATTTGTCCGCTGGTAGCGTTGATATCGACCAATATCGTCCCAAAAAGAAAAAGCGTCGGGATCCGCATGAATGTGTAGACCCCACGCAGCTTCGGCCCATTCTCCTGCCGTTGGAAACCTTGCGGGACTTGCGGGCCGAGGGGACTCTGCGGGTCAAGGATCTATTGCTTTACAAGCTGCACTTTACGGATCTCCGTGCCGATGTTTTGGCTCGCGACGGGCAACTGACCACCTCCGCCCTGGACGGCACATTTTATGGCGGGGAGTTGGAAGGTGGATTCACTGCCCGAGCCGCCAAGGCATTCATCGTCATGTCCTTGAATCTGCGGGCCGATGATTTTCGGGCAGGTCCGTTTATGGCGGACATTGGCGGCAAGGAATATGTCATGGGTACGGGAGTACTTTTCCTTGATGTGCAGAGCATGGGGCGCACCGATGACGACATTATCGCCAATTTGGATGGCCGGGGCGGCTTCACGGTTTTGGATGGATCGTACAAATTTTCCGGTAAGCCCGGTAACGCCAAGTTGGAAGAGGGCGACAAGAGCATTTTGGATGGCCGGAACGGCTTTACCGGAGCCGGGGCGCTGTTCCGCATTGAGGACGGCGGTTTCTATAATGAGGACTTCAGCATGGACGCCACGTTCATGGAACTGAGCGGAGCCGGGAACTTCAATATCAACACCAACACCATTGATCTGGATCTGGTGGCCAACTACAGCGCCGGACCGACGGTGCCGTTGCATGTGGTGGGTTGTTTGGATGACCCTGCGGTCGAAGTTCCTGGTGGGGAGCTTATCACCAATACGGTGCGTGACCTTATCGGCATTCCGCTGAAGCCGTTTCAATATTTGCGGGATTTGTTTTTCTGA
- a CDS encoding YihY/virulence factor BrkB family protein has product MGDSGIGKYVGQLFRWFTIDIWTDDPDREPTRLSAVSRWLYLVVRGFLGDQCLIRSGALTFTTTLSIVPLLAVAFSIAKGFGLQNSEFIHDLLSQLASGNEQVVTSIIGYIDNTNVRTLGWMGVAFLLITVFSMVSTVEQAFNTIWNVKRGRSPWRKFTDFFSVILIMPVIFLVATSTTVTVQKSDFVQKVMEVSGLGWLESLFLKLAPLVLIWLAFTFAYSFIPNTKVRLRSAALGGAVAALFWQLSQGAYIRWQMGFNNYNAIYGSFAQLPLFLIWMYISWIIVLFGAEMCMAVQNLRSFTKQQFIRRASLEQRQKLALVMMLLVVRPFRTGCLLPTVDELSDRLMIPREMVVELFGQLAASGLAAPSEEGDDLRFYPAMQPSRILVTDIQKAVSASQGDEEPGRSFGFVDEVFTSLDAAAHQDAANLSLEAYAEQLDGDSQQCPGLELEPTSAA; this is encoded by the coding sequence ATGGGAGATTCTGGAATCGGAAAATATGTCGGCCAGCTGTTTCGTTGGTTTACCATCGATATCTGGACTGATGATCCGGATCGTGAACCCACTCGGCTGTCAGCGGTCTCTCGTTGGCTGTATCTCGTGGTTCGTGGTTTTTTGGGAGATCAATGTTTGATCCGTTCCGGCGCCTTGACGTTCACCACAACGCTCTCCATCGTGCCGCTTTTGGCGGTGGCCTTTTCCATTGCCAAGGGATTTGGTTTACAAAATTCCGAATTCATACATGATTTACTCAGTCAGCTTGCTTCCGGAAACGAGCAGGTGGTGACTTCCATAATCGGTTATATTGACAATACCAATGTTCGGACACTTGGCTGGATGGGCGTGGCCTTCCTGCTGATCACCGTCTTTTCCATGGTTTCCACAGTGGAACAAGCCTTTAATACGATTTGGAATGTGAAACGAGGCCGATCACCCTGGCGGAAGTTTACGGACTTTTTTTCCGTGATTCTGATCATGCCTGTTATTTTCCTGGTCGCCACCAGCACGACGGTCACGGTGCAGAAAAGTGATTTTGTGCAGAAGGTCATGGAGGTTTCAGGTCTTGGTTGGCTGGAGTCGTTGTTCCTCAAGCTTGCGCCCCTTGTGCTGATCTGGCTGGCGTTTACGTTCGCATATTCCTTCATCCCCAACACCAAGGTCAGGCTTCGAAGCGCGGCGCTTGGGGGCGCGGTTGCGGCTTTGTTCTGGCAACTTTCGCAAGGCGCGTACATTCGCTGGCAAATGGGGTTCAACAATTATAACGCCATTTACGGCAGTTTTGCGCAACTGCCCTTGTTTCTGATTTGGATGTATATCAGCTGGATTATCGTCTTGTTCGGTGCTGAAATGTGCATGGCTGTGCAGAATCTGCGGAGCTTCACCAAACAGCAGTTCATTCGACGGGCCAGTCTGGAGCAGCGTCAAAAGTTGGCGTTGGTGATGATGTTGCTGGTGGTGCGCCCCTTTCGTACGGGGTGTCTGTTGCCTACGGTGGACGAGTTGTCCGATCGATTGATGATCCCGCGGGAAATGGTGGTTGAACTGTTCGGCCAACTGGCGGCGTCCGGTTTGGCCGCTCCCTCGGAAGAGGGAGATGACCTGCGTTTTTATCCTGCTATGCAGCCTTCAAGAATCCTGGTGACCGATATCCAGAAAGCTGTCAGTGCGTCACAGGGGGATGAGGAACCCGGGCGTAGTTTCGGATTCGTGGATGAGGTGTTTACTTCCCTGGATGCCGCAGCGCATCAGGATGCCGCGAATTTGAGCCTGGAAGCGTACGCAGAACAGCTTGACGGAGATTCCCAGCAATGCCCAGGATTGGAGTTGGAGCCGACTTCTGCGGCCTGA
- a CDS encoding adenylyl-sulfate kinase: MPGGVVSSSSGTADGGWAVWITGLPGSGKSTVADMLAATLRKHGMDVRILRMDEQRKKYVPDPQYTSEERENAYRLFARDGAAWVRTGVGVIMDATAHRLRWRTVARREIPCFAEIHLRVPLETAMAREAERPQGAVMAGLYAKALERRDTGTDKPGLGDVVGVDVPFEEDPKAECVLDNTVDEPGKTVERILLFLLPWLRALGKGVSISV; this comes from the coding sequence ATGCCTGGGGGCGTTGTTTCTTCATCTTCCGGTACTGCTGACGGCGGTTGGGCCGTGTGGATTACAGGCCTGCCGGGAAGCGGGAAGAGTACCGTGGCGGATATGCTGGCCGCAACATTGCGAAAGCATGGCATGGATGTACGGATTCTTCGTATGGATGAGCAGCGGAAAAAATATGTCCCTGATCCCCAATATACGTCCGAGGAGCGCGAAAACGCCTACCGACTGTTTGCCCGGGACGGGGCGGCATGGGTTCGTACCGGGGTGGGGGTTATTATGGATGCCACGGCCCATCGACTGCGTTGGCGGACTGTTGCCCGGCGTGAGATACCGTGTTTTGCTGAAATCCATCTTCGTGTACCCCTTGAAACCGCCATGGCGCGGGAAGCAGAGCGGCCTCAGGGCGCGGTTATGGCAGGATTGTATGCCAAAGCCCTGGAGCGGCGGGATACAGGAACAGATAAGCCGGGCCTTGGCGATGTCGTGGGGGTGGATGTCCCCTTTGAGGAAGACCCGAAAGCCGAGTGTGTGCTCGACAATACTGTGGATGAACCCGGCAAGACCGTGGAGCGTATCCTCCTTTTTTTGTTGCCCTGGCTGCGGGCCTTGGGCAAAGGCGTTTCAATTTCAGTCTAA
- a CDS encoding phosphotransferase family protein: MIELTTARLESYLQAAFGKDARLHDYGDLASLDKQGMKRFGYGKPVLLRYEVNGRPHEGVLSVMRGDKYGHQFYWDRAAVLMFQFETSARMPRHVRPMGLGYVDAEGNLCPVHGPQEFFILNEKLQGYDYFHDLQRIRSEGLQEQDQELTRGLARWLADVHAQKHADVHLYFRRVRELVGASECIMGLVDEAYPHPYAEYPEARFEALEHKVLEWRWKLKRYAHRLSAVHGDLHPWNVLVDGKGDFSILDRSRGEWGEPAGDLASMAINYLLMGLYDRPCLQGDFERLYQTWFSTYLEVSGDEQALEVIAPFFVFRALVVASPEWYPDHPLQVRKGLFRFMENILEEERFDWEHINRYME; the protein is encoded by the coding sequence ATGATCGAACTCACCACGGCCCGGCTGGAGTCCTACCTTCAGGCCGCGTTCGGCAAGGATGCCAGATTACACGATTATGGGGATCTGGCTTCCCTCGACAAACAGGGAATGAAGCGTTTCGGGTACGGCAAGCCCGTGTTGTTGCGGTATGAAGTAAATGGTCGCCCGCACGAAGGCGTCCTTTCCGTGATGCGCGGGGATAAATATGGTCACCAGTTTTATTGGGACCGTGCCGCGGTTTTAATGTTTCAGTTTGAAACGTCTGCGCGTATGCCGCGTCATGTCCGTCCAATGGGCCTTGGTTATGTTGACGCAGAGGGCAACTTGTGTCCGGTACACGGTCCCCAGGAATTTTTTATTCTGAATGAAAAACTTCAGGGCTATGACTACTTTCACGATTTGCAGCGTATCCGGTCTGAAGGCTTGCAGGAGCAGGACCAGGAATTGACGCGTGGATTGGCTCGTTGGCTGGCTGACGTTCATGCGCAAAAGCACGCCGACGTACATCTGTATTTTCGACGTGTTCGTGAGTTAGTGGGTGCCAGCGAGTGCATTATGGGGCTTGTGGACGAGGCGTACCCCCATCCTTATGCAGAATATCCGGAAGCCAGGTTCGAAGCGCTGGAGCATAAGGTGCTGGAGTGGCGCTGGAAGTTAAAGCGGTATGCCCATCGCCTTTCTGCCGTGCATGGGGACTTGCACCCTTGGAACGTATTGGTTGACGGCAAGGGCGATTTTTCCATCTTGGATCGCAGCCGCGGTGAGTGGGGTGAACCTGCTGGCGATCTGGCGAGCATGGCCATCAACTATCTGCTGATGGGCCTGTATGACCGCCCCTGTTTGCAGGGGGACTTTGAGCGGCTTTACCAAACATGGTTCTCCACGTATCTGGAGGTGAGCGGCGACGAACAGGCCTTAGAGGTGATCGCCCCGTTTTTTGTGTTCCGGGCTTTGGTCGTTGCGTCCCCGGAGTGGTATCCGGATCATCCACTCCAGGTCCGCAAGGGATTGTTTCGCTTCATGGAGAATATCCTTGAGGAAGAGCGGTTCGATTGGGAGCACATCAACCGCTACATGGAGTGA
- a CDS encoding damage-control phosphatase ARMT1 family protein — MAVYGTRDGCFLGCGSNACARRFSSSLRCVTSSYLSHGQKKRLDFDLVRTQNASEMSLLRWNGTIIDEQEICMRTELDCIPCFFRQALVAARRVCPDDVKIQTQALSRLAEMVPLFDLHQSPPALAGKLYAMLRELTGQDDPFVEEKKQANARVLELLPELASIVRQSTDPLKTALEISIVGNYMDCGVGVEFDWESELQQLGGAFDQDTLAAFRERLKPESQVLIVGDNAGEIGLDRLLVKELLVAGARVTYAVRGQSILNDATLEDAEAVGMTDLCRVVSSGVDTPGAVLERCLPEFHSMLHSADVVIAKGQGNYEALAGSGLDVFFAFKVKCPVVARLAGLPEKTSAFFHQR, encoded by the coding sequence ATGGCCGTGTACGGGACACGGGATGGTTGTTTTTTAGGATGTGGAAGCAATGCCTGTGCCAGAAGATTTTCTTCTTCTTTACGGTGTGTTACAAGCAGCTATCTGTCGCATGGACAAAAAAAGCGCCTTGATTTTGATCTGGTTAGGACGCAAAATGCGTCTGAGATGAGCTTGTTAAGATGGAATGGAACGATCATAGATGAGCAGGAGATTTGTATGCGAACGGAATTGGATTGTATACCTTGCTTTTTCCGCCAAGCCCTTGTCGCAGCTCGAAGGGTTTGTCCGGATGATGTGAAGATTCAGACCCAGGCTTTGAGCCGACTGGCTGAGATGGTTCCCTTGTTTGATTTGCATCAATCTCCGCCGGCCCTGGCAGGGAAGTTGTATGCCATGCTTCGTGAGCTTACCGGCCAGGATGACCCGTTTGTTGAGGAGAAAAAACAAGCCAATGCCCGTGTCCTGGAACTCTTGCCCGAACTGGCGTCCATTGTTCGGCAGAGCACCGATCCATTGAAAACCGCTCTCGAAATATCCATTGTTGGCAACTATATGGATTGTGGGGTGGGAGTGGAGTTTGATTGGGAATCGGAGCTTCAACAGCTTGGCGGCGCATTTGATCAAGATACGTTGGCCGCTTTTCGTGAACGTCTTAAGCCTGAGAGTCAAGTGCTCATCGTTGGCGATAATGCCGGTGAAATCGGTCTGGACCGGTTGCTCGTCAAGGAACTTCTTGTCGCAGGCGCCCGGGTGACGTATGCAGTACGAGGGCAGTCTATTTTAAATGACGCCACGTTGGAGGATGCGGAGGCCGTGGGGATGACAGATTTGTGCCGCGTGGTATCTTCAGGCGTGGATACGCCGGGGGCGGTGTTGGAGCGTTGTTTGCCGGAATTCCATTCGATGCTGCACAGCGCCGATGTGGTGATTGCCAAGGGGCAGGGAAACTATGAGGCGCTTGCCGGATCCGGCTTGGACGTGTTCTTTGCTTTTAAAGTAAAATGCCCTGTGGTGGCCCGTTTGGCAGGGTTGCCGGAAAAGACTTCCGCGTTTTTCCATCAGCGGTGA
- a CDS encoding carbohydrate kinase family protein, giving the protein MSIYISGSLAIDRIMPFPGRFQDHILSDKIHILNVCFLVDGMEERFGGTAGNIAYNLALLGEKPTVLSCVGKDFDRYERRMAELELPMDGVRVIDNDFTASAFITTDQSDNQITAFNPAAMRNPCEYDVSAIDPKDSLAIVSPGNVEDMIELPRKYRAAGIPYIFDPGQQITALSGEQLEDALTGAAILTTNDYELEMVMKATNMDKAQLLEKVGAIVTTLGEHGSSVLRSGEAVEIPICPATPVADPTGAGDAYRAGMLYGLSLGRDLPEACKLGAVCSAYCVERNGTQEHSFTLEEFTSRYEATFGPM; this is encoded by the coding sequence GTGTCTATTTATATTTCCGGTTCCTTGGCCATCGATCGGATTATGCCGTTCCCGGGGCGTTTTCAGGACCATATTCTATCCGACAAGATCCATATCTTGAATGTTTGTTTCCTGGTGGATGGTATGGAAGAGCGTTTTGGCGGTACCGCCGGAAACATTGCGTACAACCTGGCTTTGTTGGGTGAAAAGCCCACAGTGCTATCCTGCGTGGGCAAGGATTTTGACCGCTATGAACGCCGTATGGCCGAGTTGGAGTTGCCCATGGACGGCGTCCGGGTCATTGACAACGATTTTACGGCCAGCGCCTTTATCACCACGGACCAGTCCGATAATCAGATCACGGCATTCAATCCCGCGGCAATGCGCAATCCCTGCGAATATGACGTGTCTGCGATTGATCCGAAAGACAGTCTGGCCATTGTTTCCCCTGGGAATGTGGAGGACATGATCGAGTTGCCACGCAAGTACCGTGCTGCTGGAATTCCGTACATCTTTGACCCTGGGCAGCAAATTACTGCGTTGAGCGGGGAACAGTTGGAAGATGCCCTGACCGGAGCCGCCATTCTCACGACCAACGACTACGAGTTGGAAATGGTCATGAAGGCAACGAATATGGACAAAGCCCAGTTGTTGGAAAAGGTGGGAGCCATCGTCACAACGTTGGGTGAACATGGTTCCAGTGTGTTACGAAGTGGGGAGGCCGTGGAAATTCCCATTTGCCCGGCAACCCCTGTGGCCGACCCGACCGGAGCCGGTGACGCGTATCGTGCTGGAATGCTGTACGGCCTTTCCTTGGGGCGCGACCTGCCAGAGGCCTGCAAATTGGGTGCTGTTTGTTCTGCGTATTGTGTGGAGCGCAATGGAACCCAGGAACATTCGTTCACATTGGAGGAGTTTACAAGCCGCTACGAAGCCACGTTCGGCCCGATGTAG
- the cutA gene encoding divalent-cation tolerance protein CutA — MDACRLVYCTMGSEEEAERIGAVLVEERLAACVNILPGMRSMYSWRGNVEKDQEVVLLAKTRAELVERLTEAVVERHSYDCPCVVSLRIESGHPPFLRWITEQTS, encoded by the coding sequence GTGGATGCATGCCGTTTGGTCTATTGCACGATGGGGAGTGAAGAGGAAGCCGAGCGCATCGGAGCGGTGTTGGTGGAGGAGCGTCTTGCGGCTTGTGTGAATATTTTACCCGGGATGCGTTCAATGTATTCCTGGCGGGGCAACGTGGAGAAGGATCAGGAGGTCGTCCTTTTAGCCAAGACCAGAGCCGAACTGGTGGAGCGCCTTACCGAGGCCGTGGTGGAACGACATTCCTATGATTGTCCGTGTGTGGTGTCTTTGCGTATTGAAAGCGGTCACCCACCGTTCTTGCGCTGGATCACCGAGCAGACATCCTGA
- the nth gene encoding endonuclease III, with amino-acid sequence MIKKKRANEIFRRLARRYPDPEPALDWSHAWELLVATVLAAQCTDERVNKVTPALFKRWPTIADMATADIHEVEEMVRSTGFFRNKAKNIVASASLIINEFGGRVPETMAELIRLPGVARKTANIVLSNAFHIHEGIAVDTHVKRLSFRLGLTKHTDPVRIEKDLMPLFERKNWGDINHFLVYYGREVCNAQRPRCTECELADICPKKGVE; translated from the coding sequence ATGATCAAGAAAAAGCGAGCCAACGAAATATTCCGCAGACTGGCCCGGCGATATCCGGATCCGGAACCGGCTCTGGACTGGAGCCACGCATGGGAATTGCTTGTGGCAACGGTACTGGCGGCTCAATGCACGGACGAACGGGTCAACAAAGTGACCCCGGCATTGTTTAAACGCTGGCCCACCATTGCGGATATGGCTACGGCCGATATCCACGAAGTGGAGGAAATGGTCCGTTCAACGGGTTTTTTCCGCAACAAGGCCAAAAACATCGTAGCCTCGGCTTCCTTGATCATAAACGAATTCGGTGGCCGCGTCCCCGAAACCATGGCCGAGTTGATCCGGCTTCCAGGCGTGGCGCGCAAAACCGCCAACATCGTCCTGTCCAACGCCTTCCACATTCATGAAGGCATTGCCGTGGACACGCACGTCAAACGCCTGTCCTTTCGGCTCGGCCTGACGAAACACACGGACCCGGTTCGGATTGAAAAGGATCTCATGCCGCTCTTCGAACGGAAGAACTGGGGCGATATCAACCATTTCCTCGTCTACTACGGGCGGGAGGTCTGCAACGCGCAGCGCCCCCGCTGTACGGAATGCGAACTTGCGGACATTTGTCCGAAAAAGGGAGTCGAATAA
- the tgt gene encoding tRNA guanosine(34) transglycosylase Tgt — translation MPVPGRFTIHARDGKARRATLHTAHGEIQTPVFMPVGTQGSVKAVGPDDLLQAGSQIILGNTYHLYLRPGDELVARRGGLHRFMSWDKPILTDSGGFQVFSLSTIRKISEKGVEFRSYLDGSKHFFSPEKAISIQQNLGSDIMMVLDECVGYGADREYTARSLERTTRWARRCREVHTPGADGQLMFGIIQGGFHEDLREESLGQLLEIPFEGYAIGGLSVGESTEDMYRILNHIGPRMPEEKPRYLMGVGTPMDILEGIESGVDMFDCVLPTRNARNGTLFTSQGKVNIKRAEFREDDGPLDPNCQCYTCRNFSRAYLRHLYTAREILSYRLNSLHNIAFFLELARQAREAIEGGRFAELKAHYQGIYGTDGRNQRKGGAHHKPKRRFG, via the coding sequence ATGCCCGTTCCCGGCCGATTTACCATCCATGCACGCGACGGCAAGGCCAGGCGCGCCACTCTGCATACTGCGCATGGCGAAATCCAGACCCCGGTATTCATGCCCGTGGGAACCCAAGGCTCCGTCAAAGCCGTTGGACCGGATGACCTGCTCCAGGCTGGTTCGCAGATCATCCTCGGCAACACCTACCACCTCTACCTCCGTCCAGGAGATGAGCTTGTGGCACGCCGCGGCGGACTACACCGCTTCATGTCCTGGGACAAGCCCATTCTGACGGACTCGGGTGGTTTTCAGGTCTTCAGCCTGTCCACCATCCGTAAAATCAGTGAAAAGGGGGTGGAATTCCGGTCCTATCTTGATGGCTCCAAGCACTTTTTCTCTCCGGAAAAAGCCATTTCCATCCAACAAAATCTCGGCTCGGACATCATGATGGTACTTGACGAGTGCGTGGGCTACGGAGCGGACCGGGAATACACGGCCCGTTCCCTGGAGCGAACCACCCGCTGGGCGCGCCGCTGCAGGGAGGTTCACACTCCCGGGGCCGACGGCCAACTCATGTTCGGCATCATTCAGGGAGGCTTTCACGAAGACCTGCGCGAAGAAAGCTTGGGACAGTTGCTGGAAATTCCTTTCGAAGGGTACGCCATCGGCGGCTTATCCGTAGGAGAATCCACGGAAGATATGTACCGAATTCTGAACCACATCGGCCCGCGCATGCCCGAGGAAAAACCCCGTTACCTCATGGGGGTGGGCACGCCCATGGACATTCTTGAAGGCATCGAATCAGGGGTGGACATGTTCGACTGTGTTCTGCCCACACGCAACGCCCGCAACGGTACCTTGTTCACATCCCAAGGCAAGGTGAACATCAAACGCGCAGAATTCCGCGAGGACGACGGTCCCCTGGATCCGAACTGCCAATGCTACACCTGCCGTAATTTTTCGCGCGCGTATCTCCGTCATTTATACACAGCGCGAGAAATTCTGTCATACCGACTCAATTCCCTGCACAACATCGCCTTCTTTCTGGAATTGGCCCGTCAGGCAAGAGAAGCCATCGAAGGCGGACGTTTCGCGGAACTCAAGGCGCACTATCAAGGGATTTACGGCACGGATGGCCGTAACCAGCGCAAAGGCGGCGCCCACCACAAGCCCAAACGCCGTTTCGGATAA